The following coding sequences lie in one Phaeodactylum tricornutum CCAP 1055/1 chromosome 12, whole genome shotgun sequence genomic window:
- a CDS encoding predicted protein, protein MLLSTMKLVLLLPTFVLGFPTENCVPKMRLRKNRSPVLLTTIRAEDFRMGVKSQLSPLHFQSPLVSHRMSSLSLRSTLQERSDSGNDKAQETKAFLQLCELLDVKPAGLLRLEQCKKSGIRGVFANRSLSKGDMIMSISLSFCLRDNQTPSWMMEIADDLGGLCNPSAWATRLAAILLDRQLDRERDHATALWLSLLPDPDHLRASLPIHWSESVLLSAQCTALELAVDTAFFPRAHAIEVLLKALNSIDDAIHAIQHMNEAARRSLCENALDIVQTRTSRLGEDDRGLPLRVLAPVFDFINHPSCGSANAYFALEGGASPHLVVRATREITDDSEVVEVFVVVWFCSELQVGCLREEDATHLAEVLIEGSRYQVGPTTIPGDMVAALARILDPSIDENAPLQLTSTLAIESARRLSDAASQLIAEPTDSSSLNTRNIYDCDDVEEVCVANSVASQLSGELRLHQHRVLMACSLGLRDFATANNDT, encoded by the exons ATGCTCTTGTCGACGATGAAACTCGtattgcttcttccaaccTTCGTTCTCGGATTCCCCACAGAAAATTGCGTACCGAAAATGAGGTTGAGGAAAAATCGAAGTCCAGTTCTGTTGACTACGATAAGAGCCGAAGACTTCCGGATGGGCGTCAAAAGTCAATTATCTCCCCTGCACTTCCAATCTCCACTTGTTAGCCACCGTATGAGCTCTTTAAGTCTGAGATCCACGCTCCAAGAACGTTCTGACTCCGGTAACGACAAGGCACAGGAAACAAAAGCCTTTTTGCAACTATGTGAGTTACTTGATGTCAAACCTGCCGGTTTGCTTCGTTTGGAGCAATGCAAGAAGAGTGGTATTCGCGGTGTGTTTGCAAATCGATCGCTTTCGAAAGGTGATATGATTATGTCCATCTCGCTGAGTTTCTGTCTACGAGATAACCAGACCCCGTCCTGGATGATGGAAATAGCTGATGACCTAGGCGGCCTCTGCAATCCGAGCGCCTGGGCGACACGTTTGGCGGCAATTTTATTGGATCGGCAGCTCGACCGAGAACGGGATCACGCGACTGCTCTCTGGCTTTCCCTACTACCTGATCCTGATCACCTGCGCGCATCGTTACCCATTCATTGGTCAGAAAGCGTCCTCCTGAGTGCCCAATGCACTGCTTTAGAACTGGCCGTAGACACAGCCTTCTTCCCGCGTGCTCACGCGATCGAAGTCTTGTTGAAGGCCCTGAATTCGATCGACGACGCTATACATGCAATACAACACATGAACGAAGCTGCGAGACGGAGCTTGTGTGAGAATGCTTTGGATATTGTGCAGACTCGTACCTCTCGGCTTGGCGAGGACGACCGAGGTCTGCCCTTGCGTGTCTTGGCTCCAGTGTTTGACTTTATCAATCATCCCTCATGTGGTTCAGCCAATGCTTACTTCGCCTTGGAAGGTGGAGCCTCTCCACATCTTGTTGTACGTGCCACACGAGAAATCACGGATGATTCGGAAGT GGTGGAAGTGTTTGTCGTCGTATGGTTTTGTTCCGAATTACAAGTTGGGTGTCTCCGAGAAGAGGACGCCACACATCTGGCAGAGGTCTTGATAGAAGGGTCTCGGTATCAGGTCGGGCCGACGACTATCCCGGGGGACATGGTTGCCGCTTTGGCAAGAATACTGGATCCTTCTATTGATGAAAATGCACCACTTCAGCTGACGTCGACCCTTGCAATCGAATCGGCTCGGCGCCTTTCAGACGCGGCGTCTCAATTGATTGCCGAGCCAACTGATAGCTCTTCGTTGAACACTAGAAATATATACGATTGTGATGATGTTGAAGAAGTCTGTGTCGCGAACTCTGTTGCCTCGCAGCTTTCGGGCGAGCTCCGATTACATCAGCATAGAGTGCTTATGGCATGTTCGTTGGGACTACGTGACTTCGCCACTGCCAACAATGACACTTGA
- a CDS encoding predicted protein: protein MSAVNGDSSFPTEMSEDERYLFDLNGYVIVRGVLTPEQVEEANAMIDKHESEMIQRSDAALRNAVKGTKLYGSGPGRKDLGQVLEWGADSKLFKSILAHPRLVPLFHGIIGKGYRMDHLPFVIAQDKGAEGFQLHGGTIDCTSGEYNPHLAYTYHHGMIRSSLLGCNVMLTDHNPGDGGFCIVPGSHKSNFKMPKGMVDGEKYDEFIRQPATKAGDVVLFSEGTIHGAMAWTPEERQRRVCLYRFSPATNVYGRSYFGHEGGGWPDAIYDDLTEAQQAVLEPPYANRLDRPNIRDDGTHAKETAR, encoded by the exons ATGTCCGCCGTCAACGGAGACTCATCCTTCCCTACGGAAATGTCGGAAGACGAACGCTATCTTTTCGATTTGAATGGATATGTAATTGTTCGCGGTGTTCTCACGCCTGAACAggtggaagaagccaacgcTATGATTGACAAGCACGAAAGCGAGATGATCCAGCGGTCCGATGCTGCCTTGCGCAATGCTGTGAAAGGGACAAAGCTTTACGGGTCCGGTCCAGGCCGTAAGGATTTGGGTCAAGTTTTGGAATGGGGAGCCGACTCCAAGCTCTTCAAATCGATTCTCGCTCATCCTCGGCTCGTGCCACT ATTCCATGGTATTATCGGGAAAGGGTATCGAATGGACCATTTGCCTTTCGTAATTGCTCAAGACAAAGGCGCAGAGGGCTTCCAGCTTCACGGTGGAACGATCGATTGTACGTCGGGCGAATACAACCCACATTTGGCCTATACGTACCACCACGGAATGATTCGGAGTTCCCTTCTCGGATGCAACGTCATGCTGACGGATCACAATCCCGGTGACGGCGGTTTCTGCATTGTTCCCGGTAGTCACAAATCCAATTTTAAAATGCCCAAGGGAATGGTGGACGGCGAAAAATACGACGAGTTCATCCGACAACCGGCAACCAAAGCCGGTGATGTTGTACTCTTTTCCGAAGGTACCATACACGGAGCTATGGCTTGGACGCCAGAAGAGCGACAGCGCAGGGTGTGCTTGTACCGATTTTCGCCCGCTACGAACGTCTACGGTCGCTCCTACTTTGGGCACGAAGGGGGCGGTTGGCCCGATGCGATATATGATGACTTGACCGAAGCGCAGCAAGCCGTGCTGGAACCGCCGTATGCTAACCGTCTGGACCGTCCTAATATAAGAGATGACGGTACC CACGCGAAAGAAACAGCACGATAG
- a CDS encoding predicted protein, translating to MFSNRDTLGYGSIEVRHPRGDEGHHELEVDADSLSEKSVDNHRNSLTSTRRLLGIVGGVCLLSIVYSVAIRGHGKVTSGGVHYDGTMVDEPFYYKEQTLDHFTPNKDEAPWAQRYYQDDKYFAGPGHPIFVIMGGEDAVNGILYPFVSKHLAKRFRAHTLCLEHRFYGKSKPLKHPSTADLRRLLSPAQALADAVQFIEYKRKQLGCGNKGTKSYCPVVTVGGSYPGFLSALLRIVYPDVVDIGYASSAPLHLYSHRVNKAAYFEKVTQVAEQASRGCAGAVKNALMDVTEKLLASKRSVAEVAFDLGVCVATVPDYIMDNEIFQQEIMMVVSTHFAEYNMGYYPPGPDQDLVQGCLIFQDTKSSSEQKVSNFLRLREDFDECFDMQTELPPGPNGTISASDWSGVGDGHSGYMWDFQSCTLLPECGMSDASMFPPRPWTIEWETQHCQVRFGVEPNLRQLVDEFGFADLSNVTHLLFTNGINDGWSVASILTDLSESVKAINFVNGAHHSDLSHVDLSEHDTEDIKAGHAAISDLLHDWLNSV from the coding sequence ATGTTTTCCAATCGCGACACCCTAGGCTATGGATCCATCGAAGTTCGCCATCCAAGGGGGGATGAGGGCCACCACGAACTCGAAGTTGACGCTGATTCTCTTTCGGAGAAGTCGGTGGACAACCACAGAAACTCTCTAACGTCTACTCGCAGACTGCTCGGGATTGTCGGTGGGGTATGCCTTTTGTCCATAGTGTATTCGGTGGCAATTCGGGGCCATGGAAAAGTCACCAGTGGTGGCGTGCACTACGATGGGACAATGGTAGACGAACCTTTCTACTACAAGGAGCAGACTCTTGACCACTTTACCCCCAACAAAGACGAAGCCCCTTGGGCTCAACGATACTACCAAGACGACAAGTACTTCGCTGGTCCCGGTCATCCTATTTTTGTTATTATGGGAGGTGAAGATGCTGTCAACGGTATATTGTACCCATTTGTTTCCAAGCATCTGGCAAAGCGATTCCGCGCCCACACCCTTTGTCTCGAACACCGTTTCTACGGCAAATCTAAACCTCTAAAGCATCCCTCCACTGCCGATTTGCGACGTCTCTTGTCGCCAGCTCAGGCTTTGGCTGATGCAGTACAATTTATTGAATACAAACGGAAACAGCTGGGTTGCGGAAACAAGGGTACCAAGTCCTACTGCCCCGTCGTAACGGTCGGCGGATCATACCCAGGCTTTCTTTCAGCACTGTTGCGCATTGTGTATCCAGATGTGGTCGATATTGGTTACGCTAGCTCGGCACCCCTCCACCTGTATTCGCACCGTGTCAACAAAGCCGCATATTTTGAAAAGGTCACCCAAGTGGCTGAACAGGCCTCGCGAGGATGCGCGGGGGCCGTTAAAAATGCCTTGATGGACGTGACCGAGAAGCTTCTGGCGTCCAAGCGCTCGGTTGCGGAAGTGGCTTTCGATCTTGGCGTCTGCGTAGCAACAGTACCAGACTACATCATGGACAACGAAatttttcaacaagaaaTTATGATGGTGGTTTCAACGCACTTCGCGGAATACAATATGGGATACTACCCTCCCGGGCCTGACCAGGATTTGGTGCAAGGCTGTCTTATCTTCCAAGATACTAAATCGTCATCCGAGCAGAAAGTCAGCAACTTTTTGCGGCTGCGAGAAGATTTCGATGAATGCTTTGATATGCAAACGGAATTGCCACCAGGTCCCAATGGTACCATTTCAGCATCTGACTGGTCAGGTGTTGGGGATGGCCATTCCGGTTACATGTGGGACTTTCAATCGTGTACTCTCTTGCCTGAATGTGGTATGTCGGATGCTAGTATGTTCCCGCCTCGGCCATGGACGATCGAATGGGAAACCCAGCACTGCCAAGTTCGCTTCGGGGTAGAACCGAACTTGCGCCAACTAGTGGACGAGTTTGGCTTTGCAGATTTGTCCAATGTTACTCACCTTCTTTTCACTAACGGAATCAATGATGGATGGAGCGTTGCCTCTATCTTGACAGACTTGTCAGAATCTGTCAAGGCAATCAATTTTGTAAACGGTGCTCACCACAGCGATTTGAGCCATGTGGACCTTTCGGAACACGACACGGAAGATATAAAGGCCGGACATGCTGCTATCAGCGACTTACTACATGATTGGCTCAATAGTGTGTGA
- a CDS encoding predicted protein: MAIKSSSSNVTSKRKDGDSKFSSQPSKKSKGSGAKHSTVPPSTVGSKRAVKQERQSQRKHADVVNDAKRIWNQLRLKTNTSGQNRQYMDTLMPLITGKANEIALQHDAARVVQAAIQFGTVEERRLILQELCAKQNNFAELCKSQYAHFCALKAIKYCHSDPASVKLINKALKGHMPRLAVHAVGSRVVQSIFSTMTPKQSAVLKQEFYGPHFALFALDLPRNDAVPTLATNIAEAPEKKEATLIFVRNLINKGMEKTLYGFTYFQDLFAEYCEVADPREIRILAGTAADNSIHLLSGRAGTRVVASLISYGTAKDRKRIMKSLKGYTKSGLLHHDAYLAIIRLVQLTDDTVSIHKNIFNELLLPSDKSDEELSCPLLELALSDTGSKLLLMLLVADPETLKKFFDPYELSVLFENPTVIDDGQEVLTSKKEPEIRRKELIKYLREPLIEMCAKSANELIRSRPGALVLREVYHSYRPISVVEAIVGTCQAALNQDSSKGDEKDVQNYRLFEDRDGHLAVKNLLLADSAKESEAKLASAFFETFQDRLMEIAQSNRGAFVITALCKVLAVRKGAISKLNQAQLKKLADGKGATAGFKALVNEMDGK, translated from the coding sequence ATGGCGATCAAGAGCTCTTCTAGTAACGTGACAAGCAAGCGCAAGGATGGGGACAGCAAGTTTTCCTCGCAACCCTCGAAGAAAAGTAAAGGAAGTGGTGCCAAACACTCTACAGTGCCGCCTTCTACAGTGGGTTCGAAACGTGCTGTTAAGCAGGAGCGACAGTCCCAGCGCAAGCACGCCGACGTTGTGAACGACGCCAAGCGGATTTGGAATCAACTGCGTCTCAAAACAAACACGTCCGGACAGAACCGTCAATATATGGACACGCTCATGCCCTTGATTACGGGCAAGGCCAATGAAATCGCGTTACAGCACGACGCGGCGCGTGTCGTTCAAGCCGCGATTCAGTTCGGAACGGTTGAAGAACGGCGTCTAATATTACAAGAACTGTGCGCGAAGCAAAACAACTTTGCGGAACTCTGTAAATCTCAATACGCACACTTTTGCGCTTTGAAAGCGATCAAGTATTGTCACAGCGACCCAGCCTCCGTGAAATTGATCAACAAAGCACTCAAAGGACATATGCCTAGATTGGCTGTGCACGCCGTCGGATCTCGGGTTGTACAGTCAATTTTCAGCACAATGACTCCAAAACAAAGTGCGGTGCTCAAGCAAGAGTTTTATGGGCCACattttgctttgtttgcGCTGGACCTGCCACGAAATGATGCTGTGCCGACGTTGGCGACGAACATAGCTGAGGCGccggaaaagaaagaagcaacACTCATATTTGTACGCAACTTGATCAATAAAGGCATGGAAAAGACTCTCTACGGTTTCACTTACTTTCAGGATCTGTTTGCCGAGTATTGCGAGGTGGCCGACCCGCGAGAGATTCGCATTTTGGCGGGCACGGCGGCCGACAACTCAATTCATCTCTTATCTGGTCGCGCTGGGACTCGCGTGGTTGCTTCCTTGATTTCCTATGGCACTGCTAAAGATCGGAAGCGCATCATGAAAAGCTTGAAAGGCTACACCAAGTCAGGACTACTGCATCACGATGCATACCTAGCAATCATCCGTTTGGTTCAGTTGACGGATGATACAGTGTCTATTCACAAAAACATTTTCAACGAACTGCTCTTACCGAGCGATAAATCCGACGAAGAACTATCTTGTCCACTTTTGGAGCTGGCGCTTTCCGATACCGGCTCCAAACTTCTTTTAATGCTTCTTGTTGCGGATCCGGAAACATTGAAGAAGTTTTTTGATCCCTACGAGCTTTCGGTACTTTTCGAAAATCCGACTGTGATAGACGATGGTCAAGAAGTTCTGACAAGCAAGAAGGAGCCAGAaatacgacgaaaagaaCTCATCAAGTATCTTCGAGAGCCGTTAATTGAGATGTGCGCCAAAAGTGCGAATGAGTTGATCAGGTCTCGGCCGGGAGCTCTTGTACTTCGAGAAGTGTACCACTCGTATCGACCGATCTCGGTAGTTGAAGCGATTGTTGGAACGTGCCAAGCAGCATTGAATCAGGATTCCTCGAAAggcgacgaaaaggatgtcCAGAATTATCGCCTCTTTGAAGATAGAGATGGACATTTGGCAGTGAAGAATCTTTTATTGGCTGATTCCGCGAAAGAATCAGAGGCCAAGCTGGCGTCAGCTTTTTTCGAAACCTTCCAAGATCGACTGATGGAGATTGCCCAATCCAATCGCGGGGCTTTCGTTATTACAGCTCTTTGTAAAGTTTTGGCTGTAAGAAAAGGCGCTATTTCCAAGTTGAATCAAGCACAACTGAAAAAATTGGCCGACGGCAAAGGTGCTACTGCGGGGTTTAAAGCACTAGTGAATGAGATGGATGGCAAATAG